In Thermoanaerobacterium xylanolyticum LX-11, the genomic window ACTTATATAACCGACTATAGGTGTATCAGATTTTTGTGCATAATCAAAAGTCGCAAGAACACTATCGATTATATTCTGTTCATCAGGTTCCCCCTGTACCATCCATTCTATCAGTGTCCCATCAACGAACGCTATCTTATTTTTGCTCTTTATTTTAGAGATACATTCGGAAATTTTTTTATACTCCATTATTGTTCTCTTAAATGTTATATCCTTAGGAGTAACTAAAGCTTTAACACCTGCATATTCCTTAAATAAATCTTCTTCCTTAAAATACAGATACGGTTCAGATTTTAATTCTGCACCTGAATCTTCACCATAGGTAAATATTACATAACCTATATTTATTAAATAGCACAATCTGATTTCATGTCTATCAGGCATAATTTGTGAGCCATCCACTGCAAGTACACTGTAGTCTTTTATAATATCGCTGACAAAATTTGTGCTATTTAAACTTTCAAGCGGAATTGCAGTTAACCAAGATGTTTTGCTGGATTTTATCTTTTTTACAAGTTCATCCTCAACACCTTTAGCTTTATTAAATTCATTGATTGCATTCTTTAAATCATTTGATATATTATTAAGCATACTTTTTTCGCTGCTTATTAATGCATTAAGCAAAGGAATCAACTTAGAACTATTTAACAATTTAATAAACCTCCTCATCTGAGAGGACTTTATTTATATCTTCGATTTTAAATCCCTTTCTGTATAGATAATTTTTGATTTTTAACTTATCATTGGAGGAAACACTTTTTTTTCTAATTAATTTTTGAATTACTTCTACTTCATTATCATATAGTTCACAAAGTTTAATCTCAATTAAAGAAGGTTCTATTCCCTTTCTTATAAGTTCATTGTAAATCCTATACTTGCTGAAAAGGCGCTCTTTCTTTTCTTTTACATATACCTCTGCGTAATACTCATCATCCAAATAATGCAAATCTATAAGCTTATTTATGACATCACTAATTACAGAATCGCTATATCCTTTTAAGCGCAGTTTCTCACATAGCTCTTTTTTTGTTTTCATAGCATAAGATAGAATTCTAATAGCATCGTTATATGCATTTTTAAATACCAAGTAGTTTACATAATAATTATATTGTTCTTTGTCAATTTCAACGCCGCTTTCTAACTTAAACATTTCTTTTTCTTCGTAAGAAACTGAAAAAGCGTATTTATCATCTATATAAACGTTAAATCGCATATTATCGTTTTTCTGTTTTTCTATATTTGTTATCTTCATTCAATCACCTTTTATAGAAAAATAACCCTCTACAGGGTTACTAATCTTGTTCAACTTCATCATCGATGATAGATTTTTTTGTTGTTACCAAAAGATTAAAATTTTCTCTGATTTTGTTTTCTATCTCATCAGCAATTGCTTTATTTTCTTTCAAATACTGTTTTGCATTTTCTCTGCCTTGTCCAAGTCTTATGTCACCATATGAATACCATGCGCCACTTTTGTCAATTATATCGATACTTGCAGCCAAATCTAAAATACTTCCTTCTCTTGATATACCTTCTCCATACATAATGTCAAATTCTGCTTGTTTAAAAGGTGGCGCAACCTTATTTTTTACGACTTTTACCCGAGTTCTGTTTCCTACAATATCATTACCTTGTTTTATACCATCCACTTTTCTTACATCCAGACGAATTGTAGAATAAAATTTTAATGCCCTTCCACCAGGTGTCGTTTCGGGATTTCCAAACATTACACCAACTTTTTCTCTCAACTGATTTATAAATACAGCTACAGATTTTGTTTTGCTTATAACACCAGATAACTTTCTTAAAGCTTGCGACATAAGCCTTGCTTGAAGTCCAACATGTGCATCGCCCATGTCTCCATCTATCTCTGCTTTCGGCACGAGAGCAGCTACAGAGTCAATAACAATCACATCTACAGCGCCACTTCGAACCAAAGCTTCGACAATTTCAAGAGCCTGTTCACCAGTATCCGGTTGAGAAACCAGCAAATTATCTATTTTGACACCTACATTTTTAGCATACACAGGATCTAAAGCGTGTTCAGCATCTATAAAAGCACCTGTGCCTCCCAATTTCTGCGCCTCAGCTAATATATGTAATGCAATTGTCGTCTTGCCTGAAGACTCTGGACCAAATATTTCTATTATTCTTCCCCTTGGAACTCCTCCAACTCCTAAAGCTATGTCTAAATCTATAGAGCCAGTAGAAATCACATCGATATTAAGCTTGCTATTATCGCCAAGTCTCATTATGGAGCCTTTCCCAAACTGTCTTTCAATTTGGCTTATGGCCATGTCAAGGGCTTTTTGTTTTTCTATCATAATTTCTCCTCCCGCCAAAATTCGGCAATATTCATAATTCAATTATATATTAGTAACATTCAATAGTCAATTTTTAAACCGCTTAAATGTCTTCTAAGCATATCTAAAGCATTCATGGCAGAATTTAATCTTATCTTACCTCTATCTCCATTTGAAATTATTTTTTTTATGTATACCGTATCTTTATATGCTAAACCTATATAGACTAAGCCAACAGGTTTAGTAATTGTACCACCGCTGGGGCCGGCTATACCTGTAATAGATATACCGTAATCTGTTTTTGCAATATTTTTTACATTGACAGCCATTTCCCTCGCAGTCTCTTCACTGACTGCTCCATATTTTTCTATGGTGCTTTTAGATACACCTAAAATTCCTTCTTTTGACTCATTACTGTACGTTATAGTTCCAAATTTAAATACTTCAGACGCACCTGGTATATCAGTGATTTTTTCAGATAACAATCCACCCGTACATGATTCAGCAGTAGAAAGTGTAAGTTTTTTTGTTTTTAATAAGTTTAAAACCACAGATTCCAATGTATCATCATCTGCTCCAAAAATGTATTCGCCTAAAAGCTCTCTTATATTTTTTTCATATTCATCAATCATGTATTTTGCTTTTAGAGGATCATCTGATTTTGCAGTTATTCTCAACGTGACAAATCCATTTCCAACAAGTGGAGCAACAGTAGGATTATGTGACACAAGCAAATTATTTACCATCTCATCAACCTGTGATTCACTAATACCAAACATCTTTATGACTTTAGAAACAATTATCTCATCGCTTAAAGGTTTTAGATATGAATATACATAGTTTTTAAACATAGGTATTAATTCTGATGGTGGACCAGGTAAAACAACTACTATCTTTTTGTTTTTTTCTATAATGAAACCAGGAGCTGTACCATTGTCATTTGGTAAAATTTTAGCCCCTTCCGGGAATAAAGCCTGCTTGTAATTATTTTGGGTTAGATTTCTCTTTGACCTTTTAAAGTATGATTGAATTTTAAGCTTTGTATCAATGTCTTCAACAAGCCTTAATGAAAAGAACTCAGCAACAGTTTCTTTTGTTAAATCGTCAATTGTTGGTCCTAAACCGCCTGTTAAAATTATCAAATCAGAACGTTCTGAAGCAATTTTAAGGCACTCTAAAAGTCTGCTTTTATTGTCACCTACATTGGTTTGAAAATAAACATCTATTCCAAGTGTAGTAAGCATCTCAGATATAAATTTTGAATTTGTGTTCACAATTTGCCCTAGAAGAAGCTCTGTGCCAACAGATATTATCTCACATTTCATAAAATGCACCTTCTCATCCTAAAATTATGTTTCTACATTTCACAACATAATCAATTCCAGAATAAACTGTAAAAAACAACGCTAAGTACACAGCTATAGTTGAAAATGGGAAAAACACATATTCAAATGGATAATTATTTAGCATCAGCGATATTATAGCTATGATTTGAAATGTCGTCTTATATTTACCAAGATTGCTGGCTGCAATTACAATGCCTTTATCTGCTCCGACTGCTCTTAATCCAGTTATTATAAATTCCCTGCAAAGAATAACTATGACGATCCAACTTTGTATACGGTTTAACTGTATTAAGACAATTAAAGCAGATGAAACCATTATTTTATCCACAAGAGGATCCATAAACTTGCCTAAATTCGTAATTTGATTGTATTTTCTTGCAATATATCCATCTAACTTGTCAGTCAATGATGCAACTAAAAATAAAGAAGCCGCAATTATATTTGAGTATTTAATTCCTGACAACATTACAATTATAAAAAAAGGAACTAAAATCAATCTTGCAATTGTAATCTTATTTGCTGCGTTCACAACAACTCCCCCATTAGATCATAATCAAAAGCTTTTGTGATCTTAACCTTAGCAAAATCGCCAATGTTTAACTTCTTATTTGACTTAAAAAACGTTATTCCATCGATATCTGGGGCATCAATATAGCTTCTTCCATAATAAAGTCCATCTTTTTGTCCTTCTACCACTACTTCAAATTCACTGCCAATTAATCTCTTATTATATTCAAGTGATATATTCTTTTGCAAAAGCATTATTTCATTATATCTTTTTTGCTTAATTTGTTCTGATATTTGATTTTGCATATCATAAGCTTCAGTATCTTCCTCTCTGGAATATGTGAATACACCTAATTTATTAAACTTTTTTTCTACAATAAATTTTTTTAAATCGTCGAATTCATCATCTGTCTCCCCTGGAAAACCAACAATAAACGTTGTTCTAATTATCATTCCAGGAATAGACTTAAGCTTTTCAATTGTATCTTCAATCTTTTTTCTCGTTGTATTTCTTTTCATTCGTCTTAAAACTTCATCATTTGAATGTTGCAACGGTATATCTATATACTTTAGCACTTTTTCATTTGTCTTTATCTCATCAATAAGTTCATCTGTAATACTGTCTGGATATGCATACAGTATTCTAATCCATTTTATTCCATTTATATTTGCCAACTTTCTCAATAAAGTTGGCAACATGTATTTATTGTAGATATCAATGCCATACTTTGTGGTATCTTGAGCAATCAATATTAACTCTTTGACACCATTCTCAGCTAACATTTTTGCTTCATTGAGCAAATCTTCTATTTTGACGCTTCTGTAACGCCCTCTCAATTTTGGTATGATGCAGAATGAACACTTATTATTGCATCCTTCTGAGATTTTCAAATACGCGTAATGTTTTGGCGTGCTTAATATTCTCGGTGAGTCTTTATCGTCCAATTCGTTTGCATGCCCATATTCTAAGATTCGCTTTCCCTTCAATGTATCTTCAATTACATCTGCAATTTTTAAAAAATCGCCAGTACCTATTACAGCATCTAATTCAGGAAGACTTTCCAAAAGTTCATCTTTATATCTTTCTGATAAGCATCCAGATGCAATTAAAGATTTTAATCTCTTTTTCTTCAATTTGCCCATTTCCAGTATATAATCGATAGATTCTCTTTTTGCACTTTCGATGAATCCACATGTATTTATAATCAAAACGTCAGCATCATTTTCATTATTTACTATATTAAATCCTTTTTTCTTTATTATTCCTAACATTTTCTCTGAATCAACGATATTTTTCGCACATCCAAGAGATATTATTCCGACATTTACCATTTGAAGCTCCTTCCTTAACTTTTTTGTATTTACAAAGAAAAGTATATACCATATAAACCACATTGTAAAGAAATATTAACCGTTTATTATTCTTTTTATTTCTTCTTCTGATAGCAATATTTGCCTTGGTTTAGAGCCGTCGTATCCACTTATTATTCCTTTTTGCTCCATCTGATCTATTATTCTTGCGGCTCTTGCATAGCCTATCCTAAGCCTTCTTTGCAGCATAGATATGGAAGCTTGTCCAGTTTCTACAATTACTTTAATTGCATCATTCATCAATTCATCTTCTTCTATTTCTTTGTTTAATGTACTTTTTGACTCGACGATTATTTCTTCATATTTTGGCTCATTAGCATTTGACTTTAAGAAATTTACGATTTCTTCAACTTCTTTATCTGAAATAAATGCACCTTGCACTCGAATTGGTTTGGATTCGCCAATCGGGTAATAAAGCATGTCTCCCTTTCCTAGCAATTTCTCGGCACCAGACATGTCTAAAATAGTTCTTGAGTCTATTTGTGATGAAACAGCAAAAGAAATTCTAGATGGTATATTTGCCTTTATGACGCCAGTTATAACATCTACTGATGGTCTTTGTGTAGCAATTACTAAATATATACCTGCAGCTCTTGCCATTTGGGCCAGTCTACATATGTATTCTTCAACTTCTGCTGGTGAAACCATCATGAGATCTGATAATTCATCTACAATAACGACTATCTTAGGCATTGTATCAATGCCATGGATTTTATTATACCCTTCAATATCTCTTACATTGTTTTCTGCAAATGCTTTATATCTTTCTGTCATTTCATTTACTGCCCAATTAAGGACGCCAGCGGCTTTTTTAGGATCTGTAACAACCGGCGTTAGCAAATGCGGTATGCCATTGTAAATATTCAATTCAACAACTTTAGGATCTATTAAAATCATTTTAACTTTATCAGGTGAAGCTTTGTACAACAAACTCACAATTAAAGTGTTAATGCAAACACTTTTGCCTGAGCCAGTAGCACCAGCAATTAATAAATGAGGCATTTTTGATAAATCAGCTATAACTATGTTTCCAGCAATGTCTTTCCCTAATCCTATTGTTAGATCGGACTTGCTTTCCCTAAATTTTTTAGTGTCTATAACTTCTCTAAGTGTTACAACAGATATTTTTTCATTTGGGACTTCAATCCCAATTGCAGATTTCCCTGGGATTGGAGCCTCTATCCTAACGGAAGGTGCTGCAAGACTTAATGCAATGTCGTCTGTTAAACTGACTATTCTGCTGACTTTGACTCCAGGGCTTGGTTGCAATTCAAATCTTGTAATAGCTGGCCCCCTGCTGACTTGCACTACTTTAGCATCAATAGCGAAATTTTTAAGCGTTTCTTCTAATTTCTTGGCATTTTCTATGATTAAATTATTGTTGACTTTTTGGTGTGGTATACCTTCTTTAAGCAATTCAATAGGTGGATAAATATAATTCTCGTAAGTTCTTCCTTTATTTTCTATCTTTGAGATTTTGACTTCATCTTCGCTCTGATCTTTTTTCTCCTCTGTTTCCTCTTTTTCTTCTAAGTACGGTTGTATTATCTTTAATTGTTGTTCTTCGTTATTTGCAATTTTTTTTCTGGATAATTTTTTTTCGTCTGGCTTTTCTACAATGTCACGTAGTATATTTTCATTATTAAATTCTAATGTCTTTTTTTTGTTTTTATATTTTTCTATAAGCTTATACATCTGTCTATATACTGATTTTATGCTTTCAATAAGTGATATATCTGTAATAAGTATGATGCTGATGATTAATGTAGAAATCAGAAACAACCAACTTCCTATAACTCCCAAAAACTTAACAAGTACAAAGACAGTTATTGCAGAAACAATCCCTCCACCTGACCCATTTAGTCCGTGCTTAATGCTATCTAAAACATAATTTTTAAAATATCCAATATTATCATAAAAATATATCTGAACCATATTTATAAAACACAGAAATGTTATTAACAAACATATGATTCTTTTATAGTCTAAAAAATTCTTATTTTTAAATAAAAGAAACAATGAATACACTAAAATTAATAGCGATATTGCATACGCACCTACGCCGAAAAGACTTTTCAATAAAATTACCAATTCTTTCCCTACTATACCTGTCTTGTCAGAATAAAGGCTTATCATAGAAATAATCGAAAAAGTAAGCAAAATTATTCCAACTATTTCATTGTTGTATTTTTCTTTAGTCTTTGATTTCATAATTATCACCCAATAATTAATTCTACATTTTATATAAAAATCCTTTTTATCAAAAAAATAGATGTGTTAAACACATCTATTATAGCACAATTTGATTTTTTTTGAAATCAATTGTAGTTCCAGGTGCGTATTTAGTTTTTAGATAATCGTTTGGATTCGTAGAGTACATTCTTATTATTTTGTATTTATCACCTTCTCTTTCTAAAATGAATGTTTTTCCTTCTATATTTGTTTCAATATAATTGTCTTTTATTTCATCACACTTTTGAAAGACGAGCTCGTAAGGAATTATAGTGTATAGCATAAAATCACCTATTTTCTTTCTCTTTAATTAATTGTTGAAGTTTTTCAATTGCTTCTGAAACACCTCCAACTTCATCTATCAATCCATAGTCTACTGCTTCTTTTCCAACCAGGATAGTTCCAACATCATTTGCCAGCTCTCCTATCTTTAACATCAGATTCATAAAAGCATCTCTTTTAATTCTTGAATTTCTTATTACAAATTCAACTATTCTATCCTGCATTTTATTAAAATAATCAAATGTTTGAGGTACGCCTATAACTAAACCTGTCATTCTTATTGGGTGTATAGTCATTGTCGCGCTGGGAACAATGAAAGAATAATTCGATGAAACTGCAAGTGGAACACCTATGCTGTGTCCGCCACCTAATACAATTGAAACTGTAGGTTTTGATAAACTGGAAATCATTTCAGCGATAGCTAAACCAGCTTCTACATCTCCACCAACTGTGTTTAGCAATATTAAAAGACCCTTTATCTGAGGATTTTCTTCAATTGCTACTAGTTGCGGTATTATATGTTCATATTTCGTAGTCTTATTCTGTGGTGGTAATATCATATGTCCTTCTATTTGCCCTATTATTGTCAGACAATGAATACTACTTTCGAAATTTGGCAAATTTGTCTGCCCAAAGCTCTGTATATTCTGCTGTACTGCCGTAC contains:
- a CDS encoding DNA double-strand break repair nuclease NurA, giving the protein MLNSSKLIPLLNALISSEKSMLNNISNDLKNAINEFNKAKGVEDELVKKIKSSKTSWLTAIPLESLNSTNFVSDIIKDYSVLAVDGSQIMPDRHEIRLCYLINIGYVIFTYGEDSGAELKSEPYLYFKEEDLFKEYAGVKALVTPKDITFKRTIMEYKKISECISKIKSKNKIAFVDGTLIEWMVQGEPDEQNIIDSVLATFDYAQKSDTPIVGYISSPKSNDFINMLRISLCPQDPVNCSNCPYLKNDKELPCSVINKLNDADLFLKILNEGERSPLFLSTSHILENYGQHKIAFFYLNTGNEIARIEIPYWVATDRRNLDLVHFICYDQAKKGNGYPISLSEAHEQAVVTGADREQFYNIFSNLYVRSGLKVSRSYKSQRKRSSIL
- a CDS encoding RecX family transcriptional regulator; its protein translation is MKITNIEKQKNDNMRFNVYIDDKYAFSVSYEEKEMFKLESGVEIDKEQYNYYVNYLVFKNAYNDAIRILSYAMKTKKELCEKLRLKGYSDSVISDVINKLIDLHYLDDEYYAEVYVKEKKERLFSKYRIYNELIRKGIEPSLIEIKLCELYDNEVEVIQKLIRKKSVSSNDKLKIKNYLYRKGFKIEDINKVLSDEEVY
- the recA gene encoding recombinase RecA; amino-acid sequence: MIEKQKALDMAISQIERQFGKGSIMRLGDNSKLNIDVISTGSIDLDIALGVGGVPRGRIIEIFGPESSGKTTIALHILAEAQKLGGTGAFIDAEHALDPVYAKNVGVKIDNLLVSQPDTGEQALEIVEALVRSGAVDVIVIDSVAALVPKAEIDGDMGDAHVGLQARLMSQALRKLSGVISKTKSVAVFINQLREKVGVMFGNPETTPGGRALKFYSTIRLDVRKVDGIKQGNDIVGNRTRVKVVKNKVAPPFKQAEFDIMYGEGISREGSILDLAASIDIIDKSGAWYSYGDIRLGQGRENAKQYLKENKAIADEIENKIRENFNLLVTTKKSIIDDEVEQD
- a CDS encoding competence/damage-inducible protein A, whose translation is MKCEIISVGTELLLGQIVNTNSKFISEMLTTLGIDVYFQTNVGDNKSRLLECLKIASERSDLIILTGGLGPTIDDLTKETVAEFFSLRLVEDIDTKLKIQSYFKRSKRNLTQNNYKQALFPEGAKILPNDNGTAPGFIIEKNKKIVVVLPGPPSELIPMFKNYVYSYLKPLSDEIIVSKVIKMFGISESQVDEMVNNLLVSHNPTVAPLVGNGFVTLRITAKSDDPLKAKYMIDEYEKNIRELLGEYIFGADDDTLESVVLNLLKTKKLTLSTAESCTGGLLSEKITDIPGASEVFKFGTITYSNESKEGILGVSKSTIEKYGAVSEETAREMAVNVKNIAKTDYGISITGIAGPSGGTITKPVGLVYIGLAYKDTVYIKKIISNGDRGKIRLNSAMNALDMLRRHLSGLKIDY
- the pgsA gene encoding CDP-diacylglycerol--glycerol-3-phosphate 3-phosphatidyltransferase, whose product is MNAANKITIARLILVPFFIIVMLSGIKYSNIIAASLFLVASLTDKLDGYIARKYNQITNLGKFMDPLVDKIMVSSALIVLIQLNRIQSWIVIVILCREFIITGLRAVGADKGIVIAASNLGKYKTTFQIIAIISLMLNNYPFEYVFFPFSTIAVYLALFFTVYSGIDYVVKCRNIILG
- the rimO gene encoding 30S ribosomal protein S12 methylthiotransferase RimO — its product is MVNVGIISLGCAKNIVDSEKMLGIIKKKGFNIVNNENDADVLIINTCGFIESAKRESIDYILEMGKLKKKRLKSLIASGCLSERYKDELLESLPELDAVIGTGDFLKIADVIEDTLKGKRILEYGHANELDDKDSPRILSTPKHYAYLKISEGCNNKCSFCIIPKLRGRYRSVKIEDLLNEAKMLAENGVKELILIAQDTTKYGIDIYNKYMLPTLLRKLANINGIKWIRILYAYPDSITDELIDEIKTNEKVLKYIDIPLQHSNDEVLRRMKRNTTRKKIEDTIEKLKSIPGMIIRTTFIVGFPGETDDEFDDLKKFIVEKKFNKLGVFTYSREEDTEAYDMQNQISEQIKQKRYNEIMLLQKNISLEYNKRLIGSEFEVVVEGQKDGLYYGRSYIDAPDIDGITFFKSNKKLNIGDFAKVKITKAFDYDLMGELL
- a CDS encoding FtsK/SpoIIIE family DNA translocase → MKSKTKEKYNNEIVGIILLTFSIISMISLYSDKTGIVGKELVILLKSLFGVGAYAISLLILVYSLFLLFKNKNFLDYKRIICLLITFLCFINMVQIYFYDNIGYFKNYVLDSIKHGLNGSGGGIVSAITVFVLVKFLGVIGSWLFLISTLIISIILITDISLIESIKSVYRQMYKLIEKYKNKKKTLEFNNENILRDIVEKPDEKKLSRKKIANNEEQQLKIIQPYLEEKEETEEKKDQSEDEVKISKIENKGRTYENYIYPPIELLKEGIPHQKVNNNLIIENAKKLEETLKNFAIDAKVVQVSRGPAITRFELQPSPGVKVSRIVSLTDDIALSLAAPSVRIEAPIPGKSAIGIEVPNEKISVVTLREVIDTKKFRESKSDLTIGLGKDIAGNIVIADLSKMPHLLIAGATGSGKSVCINTLIVSLLYKASPDKVKMILIDPKVVELNIYNGIPHLLTPVVTDPKKAAGVLNWAVNEMTERYKAFAENNVRDIEGYNKIHGIDTMPKIVVIVDELSDLMMVSPAEVEEYICRLAQMARAAGIYLVIATQRPSVDVITGVIKANIPSRISFAVSSQIDSRTILDMSGAEKLLGKGDMLYYPIGESKPIRVQGAFISDKEVEEIVNFLKSNANEPKYEEIIVESKSTLNKEIEEDELMNDAIKVIVETGQASISMLQRRLRIGYARAARIIDQMEQKGIISGYDGSKPRQILLSEEEIKRIING
- a CDS encoding YlzJ-like family protein; amino-acid sequence: MLYTIIPYELVFQKCDEIKDNYIETNIEGKTFILEREGDKYKIIRMYSTNPNDYLKTKYAPGTTIDFKKNQIVL
- a CDS encoding ClpP family protease — its product is MGMLKNEDLPVQTGTAVQQNIQSFGQTNLPNFESSIHCLTIIGQIEGHMILPPQNKTTKYEHIIPQLVAIEENPQIKGLLILLNTVGGDVEAGLAIAEMISSLSKPTVSIVLGGGHSIGVPLAVSSNYSFIVPSATMTIHPIRMTGLVIGVPQTFDYFNKMQDRIVEFVIRNSRIKRDAFMNLMLKIGELANDVGTILVGKEAVDYGLIDEVGGVSEAIEKLQQLIKEKENR